The DNA window GGGATTTAAGAAGTGATAAATGTCTGGGTTGGGATGGGGTGCTTGGGAAGCAAGTGGAAGTGTATGGAGAAAGTCACAGAAAATAAAGTGAATGTGATTTGCTTTTACATTCAGGTGAAAATAATGAATGAGAGAAGTAGACATTTACATTGTTACTATCAGAGCAAGGGCAAGGGTAACATGGAAAATGGTATAATATTGTAAGTTGTTTCTTAATGAGGACTAggtaataaatggtgctggggtcCCAAGGAGAAACCTTCATAAGGATACTTTGGTGGGGCCCAGTAAGGAAAATGTCAGTCTCCTTGTTCTTAAtactcagggtttttttgttttgttttgttttgttttgtttccgaAACTAGTTTACAGACCTAGTGCTCATGTTGTCTTCTCATATGCAGGATGAGCGGTGGGCATACTCAGTGATGCTATGTACCTGCAGGTATATACAGTGGGCCCAGATTATGCCCATGCTGAAGCCAGAAAATCTCCAGCTCTCGATGGGAAGGTCGAACGAGACAGTGAAGGGAAAGAGATTCGATATCCAGTCATGCTGACTGCCATGGAAAAGCTGGTGGCCAGGAAAGTCTGTGTAGCATTTAAGGTAGTGAAAGGCCTTTGGGGGATGGTGCTGTGGAGTgagggaaagggacaggagcAGGGGTCTGGAAGAAAGAGTGGCTCTCTTGTTTTCATCTTGCTTCTTTCCACTGCAGCAAACAGTTTGTGGTTTTGACCTTCTTCGTGCCAATGGTCACTCCTTTGTGTGTGATGTCAATGGCTTCAGTTTTGTCAAGAATTCGATGAAATACTATGATGACTGTGCCAAGATCCTGGGGTAAGGACACAGTGGTCTGGACTGGGGAGAATGGgcttagagaagagagaaagctttttgccttattttaaatattataaaaaggattaaaaaatgaaaaaaggaaaataaaaaaagggctTCTTAGCCCTTTTGCCTTCCTAACACTGTACTCCCCAGTTACAACTGTTAGCAGTTTTACATATATGTCTTTTTCTACCATGTATAAACAAACTATTTATAGTACTAAATGTGATCATACTGTAATACTGttttaaaacttgattttaaagtaaatttaccatgtaatatttaaaaatgtatgaggaggggtacctgggtggctttgtccgTTAAatgtccagttcttgattttcgctcaggtcatgatctcaaggtttatgagatcaaggaccacattgggctccacactcacagcacagagcttgcttgggattctctgtctctccctctctctctctctttctctctctgcctctgtctgctcctcccctgttcattcgtGCACATGCgtgagttctttctctctctcaaaataaatacatgaatttttgaaaagttaaaaaaataaaaatgtatgaggAATAATGAACATAGTGAGTATTCATGTATTCACCATAAATCTTCATATATAAAAtctttctggggtacctgggtagctcagtgggttaagtgtccgacttcagctcaggtcatgatctcattcctAGAGTTCgcaccccgcatcaggctctgtactgacagctcagagcctggagcctgcttgggattctgtgtctccctctctctgcccctcccctgcttacactgtgtctctttctaaataaataaattaattaaacattagatataaaatctttctttgaggtttatttattttgagagagtgcaagcaggggaggggcaagaagagagggggacagaggatctgaagtgggctccggggcacctgggtggctcagtcggttaagcaactgacttcagctcaggtcatgatctcgcagtttgtgggttcgagccccgcgtcgggctctgtgctgacagctcagagcctggagcctgcttcggattctgtgtctccttctctctctgttcctcccctgctggttctctgtctctctctgcctctcaaagataaataaacattaaaaaaaatttttttgaagtgggccctgtgctgacagcagagagcctgatgtgaggctcgaactcatgaattgtgatatcatgacctaagcagaagtcagacacttaactgacagagccactcaggcttgaataaaatattaagaatactCCTTGCTAATTACATCCCTTCCCTTTCTACCCAGAGGTAACCACAATCCTTAATTTGGTGTTTGTCATTCCCatgcatttattaatattttaatacatctaTGGGGGCTTTTTTGGGGGGCATGTTTTTAgagtttatataatatattctacAACTTGCTAATTTCTGTGAGCTTTATTCATATGTGTAGTTgtggttcattcattttcatacatttcttcatgtttttccttCTAGGAACACCATCATGCGGGAGCTTGCTCCACAGTTCCAGATCCCATGGTCCATCCCCACAGAGGCTGAGGACATTCCCATTGTCCCTACCACATCTGGCACTATGTGAGCAAAAGTATAAAATCTGGAGTAACCTACTTAAGGCACCTGAATCAGACCAGTGGTTACTTTCTGACCCTATACCATATGACTAGTGGAGGCTGGGTATCTTCTAGGCAATTTCCTTAACCCTGCCTATATTCTTAATCTCAGTTTTTCCTCTGCTCTTTGACATGTCATGTAGGATGAAATGATGGGAGGTGGTGTGGGGTGGGTTGGAGGAAAGGCTCTAATGACATTCCCTATCTTAGGATGGAACTCCGTTGTGTCATTGCAATTATCCGTCATGGAGATCGTACTCCCAAGCAGAAAATGAAGATGGAGGTGACACATCCAAGGTAGGATGAATGTCCTGATTTAGACAAATAGTTTTTTGTGAGAGAGATGGGGATGGGGAAGTTCCCAAAGGCTTTGACTGTCTCACCCCATACTGAAGCTTTTCCTTACTTCTTcagatttttcagtctgtttgaAAAACATGGTGGCTACAAGACAGGGAAATTAAAACTGAAGCGGCCTGAGCAGCTACAGGTAAGGTGGTGAGTTGGGCTGGGAGGAGCGAGGTGGGTATGGGATTGGGGGCCTCAGTGAGAGACCAGGATGAAAGGGTAACTGCCCAGGACTTGGTCTCCTTCATGGATACCCTATTATTTCCTCCAGGAGGTGCTGGACATCACAAGGCTGTTACTGGCTGAACTGGAGAAAGAACCAGGTGGTGAGATCGAGGAGAAGACTGGGAAACTAGAGCAGCTGAAGTCTGTGCTGGAGATGTGAGAAAGGGGATAGGAGAGGGGAGCCAATGACAGTGAGAACTAGGTGCTGGGGTAGAAAGTAAACTGAGTTTATCCTGCAGGTATGGTCATTTCTCAGGCATCAACCGGAAGGTGCAGTTGACTTACTACCCTCATGGAGTAAAAGCTACTAATGAGGGGCAAGGTAAGATATAATACTCCCTTCCTATTACCACTCAAGTCTCTTATTCTTAAACCTTTAGATGACCTGAGGgtgctctgactcttgatttcagctcaagtcgtgatttcacggttcgtgggttcaagccccacatcaggctctgcactgacaatgtggagcctgcttgggattctctctctctctctctctctctctctctctctctgcacctctcctacTTGCgctcttgcctctctctctttctcaaaataaataaacttaaaaaaataaacaaaacccttgggatgagccctgggtgttatacgtaggagatgaatcactggattctacacctgaaaacattattgtactatatgctaactaacttggttgtaaattaaaatatagaaataaataataaaaaacaaaacctttagaTGACCTCTACCCCAGATCACCATTCTGGGCTCCTCAGAAGACCTGACATTTAGATGTCCCcactactttcctttttttttcttttcttttttttttttttaatgtttatttattttggtgggggggaggggcgggtagagagaggggacagaggatccaaagccggctctgtgctgacagcagacagcccaaagGAAAGGCTCTTGAACTCATAGatcttaagatcatgacctgagccgaagctggacatttaactgactgagccacccagctgccccccctCCCAGCTATTTTTCTTAGATCTAGACCTATTCACTTCCCCTTATTCCTGCAGATCCACAGCGGGAggccctgtccccttctctgttgCTGGTACTGAAGTGGGGTGGAGAACTGACTCCTGATGGCCGTGTTCAGGCTGAGGAGCTGGGACGAGCTTTTCGCTGCATGTACCCTGGAGGACAGGGTGAGTGAGTGTCTGGGGGGCAAATAACAGGGCTTGGATGAGATGATTAGAGAATAAATTGGGggaatgaagagacagaggcaaTGGGAAAGTTAAAGGGGGAAAGAAGCATTCTTTCTTCCATGTGGGTATGTATAGCAGTCCATTCTTGgtcctcccctttctcccccagGTGACTATGCTGGCTTCCCTGGTTGTGGGCTGCTTCGTCTCCATAGCACTTTCCGCCATGATCTCAAGATCTATGCCTCTGATGAGGGCCGTGTCCAGATGACTGCTGCTGCCTTTGCTAAGGTGCACACTATAGTTCTTTCACAGTCCCAGCTTCCATTAGATAGAGAAGCTAAGAGTTTGGAGAACTAGTTGGGAAATGTCAGGGTGTTTATGTGCTGACTCAGAGAAGTTTCTGCTTGTGTCTGACCCATTCTGTACCACTGAGAATGAGCTGAGAATAATTAAGTGGGCGTAGGCACCTTGACCTGTACTCCTCGCCTCTATACCAGCTCTCATTTGATCTCTGAGACCATTTAGGCTTAGGGGAAGTAGACTGGAAGGAAAACTAATAGATTTTGTGCTTCCCCTCCAGGGCCTTCTGGCTCTAGAAGGGGAGCTAACACCCATTTTGGTACAAATGGTGAAGAGTGCCAACATGAATGGGCTACTGGACAGCGATGGCGATTCCTTGAGCAGCTGCCAGCACCGGGTGAAGGCTCGACTGCACCATATTTTGCAACAGGATGCACCCTTTGGTCCTGAGGATTATGATCAGGTCAGGCTCTCCCTATTTTTGTGCCCAATGTACCGCCATCCCAGATTCCTAGAATTCTAACTAATGGTGATCAGTAATGGTACTTACTACATTGTAGACACTGCTTTCcatacattttctcattcaatCTTTACCCTTTGAGTTAAGTATGGGTCTATAATCTCTTActcataatttcaaaaataaaaaagatcaagcACCAAGATTCATTTGGTAGCAAAACCTGACATGATAAGACTATTTCTAATTcttggggctcctaggtggctcagtcagtttagcctccgactcttgatttcagctcaggtcataatctatgggttcaagccccgcatccagctccaCATGGACAGTGCaaattctgcttgggattctgtttgtctatctgtctgtctctctctttctctctctctctctctctctcctgcttgggattctgtttgtctatctgtctgtctctctctttctctctctctctctctctctctctgtccttcccctgcttgcactgtctctcaaaataaataaataaacttaaaaaaaaaagactattactaattcctatttattttgtttagtgtaAATAGTCATATATTGTGCTGCAGAAACATAAATGTGTTTAGTTATGCCCTCAGTCCTGCTAGAGGTATTATATAACATATGACTATGTGCTATATTAATTCTAAAGTCTGAAAAATTCTCAGTTCTAAAACAGTcagtcccaaagattttgaatgaaataatgtttcagttatttattgctACTTAAAAAACTACCCCAAAACTGAGTAACTTAAAACAATATCCATTTTATCTTACTCATAGTTCTAGGTTCACCTGGTCTTCCTTGGGGTCTCTCCTAAAACTGCCCAGATGTTGTCCATGTGTTGGGGCTGAAaccatctgaaggcttgactgggtcGCTAAGATAGCTGGGTTCTCTCCCACTTTATGCTCTACCTATAGTCTTAGAGCCTCTCCTCTCCATATGTTTTCTCCATGTGGTTTCTCTAGCATGGTAGCCAGACTTCTTAAATGGTAGCTTAGGACATCCCAAAAGCAGAAGCTTCCaagctcttttatatttttaaaaaatattttatttttaagtaacctctacacccaacatggggctcaaactcacaaccctgaggtcaagagccaaacactctactgactgagccatctaggtgcctcCTTccaagctcttttattttttattttcagttttttaatttagagagagagtgcactcaagcaggggagaggagcaaaagagagagagaatcttaagcagactccatgctcagtgcagagcctaacatggggcttgatcccatgaccctgagattatgacctgaaccaaaatcaagaatcgtatgctcaaccgaatgagctgcccaggcaccccccgaGCTCTTTTAAAGTATATGTCAAGACTTAATTAGTTAAATGTAactttgctttttggttttgttttattttattttattttattttggttaagCAGTCACAGGGCCAGTACACAGTGTAGATTGTAGGCAAGAAGAAGGTAACAAAGAGTTAATGACCATATTTAATCCACCATAGGAACTGTGGACTTGTACTacttttcccccattttaaaaatgagaaaacctaACCTCAGAAAAATTTAAGCAACCTTTCCAAGGTCACCTAATTAGTATTAACCTAAAGAGTCTAACCTGAGAGCCCGGACTGTTCACCACTATAGTGTACTGTCTCACGGTAGTAATCACAGTGGATGCCATTACCCAATGTTATCTTTTTTTGCTGTGTATCCAGACCTTGATTGACTGGGAATCATATGCCAGACAGTGATTTTGTACTATCCTCCCACTGATAGCTCCTCATTTCTgatggatttgttttttaaagaaagtatatttttatagaagCTGTAGAACcccttgaatcttttttttaagattttttttttttttgagttatctGTACACTCAGcatgggttcaaactcacaacctcaagatcaagagttgactgctctaccgactgagccagccaggtgccccccacttgAATCATTTTAAAGTGTGTAGTTCAGTGTATTAAGTATATTCAGTTAAGTCTATTCACAATATGGTGTAACCATTTCTGATGGGTTCTTCAATGAGCTAAGTAGCTGAGAACATTGTCTGGAGAATggcattttttgtatttttctctgagCAGGACTTAATAAGGACAGGACCTTGCTCTCTTATTTTCCAATCAGTGTCAAATTCAAAAGCTAaagcactttttctttctctcttgcttctttttgCTAGCAAAAATGGGACTTGTGAGGACCTAGGTTGAATATGTGTTTTCCACCCATAATCCTCTTTTCACTTCCCCATTCTTCATTGACTGTCACTGTCCTGAAAGCTTGAGCTGGAATCTAGTTCTGAGGCAAGACCTCTACTGTAGGTTCAAGCTAACATTTTGTTTAGAGGAATAAGATTTTGTTACCTCTGTTACCCACTCATGAAAACCTTGTGTAGGGATTGTGAGGGGTTGGTTTAATctttattcctcagtattttccatgtatattttagAACCCCCCAATAAAAGAACctaggtttattttatttcctctggatTCTAAGGCTTTTACCCTCAACCCTCCTTAGATGACTGTGTGTTTGAGCAATCCTCTCATCTTGGAACTGGTGGTctgccctgtagcccaggaattcTCATTAGAGTGAGCCTATAAACAGATCTTACTGGCAGACAGTTTCTGTAATAGGCTCACAGGATTCTgcacaatcagcacagagcctatctTGCTTTTCATCTCTCTGTTGCTCATAGCTCGCTCCCACTGGAAGCACTTCCCTCCTCAACTCCATGGCTATCATCCAGAATCCTGTAAAGGTCTGTGATCAGGTATTTGCCCTGATTGAAAACCTCACTCATCAGATCCGGGAAAGGATGCAGGACCCCAAGTCTGTAGGTGGGTATGAATAGTACTATCTTCCCTTCAAGGTTTCAGGTATGGATGGGTTACTCAGGCACTCCTGTGCCCTCTTCTAAGTGTCTGAAACAAGGCATCCTCATCTCTCTGATTCTACTGCAGATTTTTTAGGGTCTTTTGTTGAAGGTAAAATCTTTGGTTCTTTCTGACTGTCTGTCTTCCTTCCAGACCTGCAACTCTACCACAGTGAGACTCTAGAGCTCATGCTACAGCGTTGGAGCAAGCTGGAGCGTGACTTTCGACAGAAGAGTGGGCGCTATGATATCAGTAAGATCCCTGACATCTATGACTGTGTCAAGTATGATGTGCAGCACAACGGGAATCTGGGACTTCAAGGCACAGCAGAGTTACTACGTCTCTCTAAGGCACTGGCTGATGTGGTCATTCCCCAGGTGTGTCTCATAGCCTGGGGCactgggaaaggaaggggagaaaagcagaaaggagggATGGTGTGGGAACCAGGGAAAGAAAACTTAGAGAAAGAATTAGTTGAGTTGCTATATTTGTCAGGGTTCACTCTGGCTCTGAGTAAGTGCAAGAGGCTAACTGAGGAGACACCTGGAGAGGGGGAATGTGGTGGATATGAAAGAAACTCTAGACCTGAGGTGAAGACAAGCATCATCTTGGGCCTGGGAGTATGAGGCAAGAGGGAAACAAGATTCATCGACGTACTTATTCCTGGCCTGTGGCCCCTAGGAATACGGGATCAGTCGGGAGGAGAAACTGGAAATTGCTGTGGGCTTCTGTCTTCCACTGTTGCGGAAGATACTACTTGACCTGCAGAGAACCCACGAGGATGAGTCTGTCAACAAGCTGCATCCCCTGtgagggagggctgggaggggtgctggatggagggaggggcatATCAGGGAGCCCTGGGAGGAATCCAGGCTGGTACAGCTTGGGGAACCAAGAATAGAAGGGGTCCTGGGATAGAAAGGAAAGCAGTCTTTGAGTTGGGAGGAAAGAGTTTGTGGAAGGGTGGGAAGAAGATTATCTGACAGTGTGAATGACTTAGCTCTTATCTTAGGTACTCTCGAGGGGTGCTCTCCCCAGGTCGCCATGTTCGAACACGTCTCTATTTCACCAGTGAAAGCCATGTCCATTCCCTACTCAGTGTATTCCGTTATGGGGGACTTCTTGATGTAAGGATCCTCCTTCCTTCAACGTATGAACATTTATTCCAAGCATTCTTTTACTCTCCTCTTCCTGCTTTTTATTACAAGCCTTCTgtattctctttgtctccctgccccttccctgacttCCTAGTCCTTGGTCATTGACTTTCATCTTCTTTTGTTCGGTAGGAGACCCAGGATGCACAATGGCAGCGAGCTTTGGCTTATCTTAGTGCCATTTCAGAGCTCAACTATATGACCCAGATTGTCATCATGCTTTATGAGGACAACACACGGGTGAGGAGCATTagccaatgggggggggggggtaatgagggtgccctttctttctccttaattCTCATCTTAGAAACTTTCATATCCTTATAATTTGTAGAATTCAGCTAGGTGTGACACCCAAGGACAGCATGTCACAGAGCATCCAGGAGATTCCTTCTGGaacaaaaaaaagtgttttgggaTGGTGTTGAGCCAGAGAGCTATCAGACAACATAGCTCTGCATTAGGGAGGGTATAGAATTTGGGATGATGTTATGATGAGTCTTTTTCACTCAAACATTATTATACGTTTTTCATCTGGCTTCACAAAGGTATCTTTAACTGTGCTGCTGTATGTACTGTAGCAAAACTGAATTACTGTGAGAGAAGGATGGAAAGAGTTGTAGAACTGGAGGCTAGAAAGTTGTGTGGGGTGGTGGATCACAAATGGTAGAAGTGAAGTAATGAGGAATCTTTAACACTAGACTATAGTTAAGGGGAAGCTTACGATAGATCAGCCCCAAAGTGGAGTAAGATACTGGAACCTCATCCCTGGGAGGATATATCCTCTTGAGTTCTTCTCTGTTGTCCCTGCCTGGTCTTCCACCACCATATTCAGCTTTTCCAACTGCCCCTTCATCTGTTGATGCCCCATAGGATCCCTTATCAGAGGAGCGGTTCCATGTGGAGCTACACTTCAGCCCTGGAGTAAAAGGTGTTGAGGAAGAAGGCAACGCCCCAACTGGCTATGGATTCCGTCCAGCTTCTTCTGAGGTGGGTTGGAGTGCTGGGGTTTTAGATTAGAGGATTTAGGAACCAAGTGGTGGGAAACTTGAAAACAGTACAGGGAGGTAAGAGGGTTGGGGGTCTAGGATTAGAAGGCTGGAGGCCATTAACTCCTCTTGAATCTGTGCTTGTTGTTGGGTAGAATGAAGAGATGAAAGCAGACCAAGGCAGCATGGAGAACCTGTGCCCAGGGAAGGCATCGGATGAGCCAGACCGGGCATTGCAGACTTCACCTCAGCCCCCTGAGGGCCCTGGCCTCCCAAGGAGATCACCCCTCATTCGTAACCGAAAAGCCGGCTCCATGGAGGTAATAGGAGGGGCTTGGGAGAAAGAAGTGGTGGAATTGTTCATAGGACAATATCCATAAATCCTCTGAATCACTTTGGGGGGATTCTTGGCACCTTAAGCAGAGTCCTTCTGCCCCTGAtggatatgttttatttaatctccGTTTCATAGCTGGTCTCCCAATAAAGCTCCTTTAAGTTGGTTGCTACCTCTGAGATTAAGGAGATGTCAGTGAGAGGTGCCGAGAGATAGGATTTTAAGAGATGATAATGAGGAGGAGGCCTTTGGATGAATTTGAAAAGGCtgttctttaaaaggaaatatagtaGAAATAGCATGAACTCTGGGCTAAACTCCCAGGCTGATATCtagaagctgtgtgaccttggacaggtaaCTTCTCCAAGCCTCAAGTTTTTTTTTGTCTATGAAACACAAGCAATATCCACCatatagatgctcagtaaacagtagctataataataaaacaattgatACTAAAGGCCAGgctgtctccatctctttgtTCCCTTGGGTTAAAAACTATAGCTCAAACAGGAGCAATTATATAGCACTCTAATTTCATTCCTTTAGAGTTATCGGTATTCAttccagaaaggaaataaagtatgGAGGTCTCTCTGTGTTACCCTCTGTTCTGATGAGGAGATCTAGGGACCTGGGCCTGTGTCTGCCTCTAGGCCTGGTTCCAATTCTCTAGCCTAGAGGAAGTAACTGTTGTAAATATTACATTGTATCCAGCTAACTGTGCTGGGGTTTTTGTTCCTGGTTTTTTCCTGCAGAGTCTTTTCCTCTTGGGCCCAATGACACTCTTTTTGACCCCATGATTTATCCCTGTCTCAGTGACTCTGACTGTCCGATTTGGGTCCTGCTTTGACAGACAAATCTGTTCACCTGGCTTTGTACCAGCTCTCTGTCTTAAAGGAATTGATCTTTCATTTTAGGACTACTCAGAAGAATTTGCAACTAGCTTACATAGGTTCAGCCAGAGGTTTACGGTTCAGATTTTGGAGAAAGTTGGAAAGATAAACTGCACTCTGTTTTgggcttattttttcttcctgattattTTAAGATAGATTTGATGTTGTGACTACTCAGAGCTTCTTTAAGTGTGGTATGCATCATTTTCCCTTTGATGTATAAGTTAACTTAGTATCCATAATATACTAGTACCCTGCAGACTCATGTGACTAGATCAAATGGACAGAATGATGTATAATCTTCCATCAATAAAATGCTTTTCCACATCTGAATGTCTTCCCCATTCACATCGTCTGCCAGTCTCTCTGGCACTGTTGTGCTTAACCCCCACTTTTCTGGTTTAAGCAGTCGAGAGACATAGGCAAAGCAGAGCCCTCTGTGTATCATCTCTCAGACTTGAGGagttggcttttttctttcaggaCTATAGGGAAGCTTCCTGTTGTAATCACATTCCTTCCTTTTAGTTCCTAGTGTTACTTATACCATGGCTTATCCAGGATGATGGTAGCCCAAGATATGTTCCTCAGTTTTGCAAGAAAATTGTCTCTTTACTCCTTGGTCACACAgccttttaatattaatatttcctttccttattctATAGGTATAGGCATTGGTAGTTTTATCCTTATTGACTACAACGCTTCCCCCATCCCTTCTTCTGCTCTTGTCATCTCATATTTTTGGACAGTTTTAGAATATAGATCTGTGACCTTCATAGCAGCTGTGCCCTAGGTAATGATCCTCTCCAGGTCTATAACTAGCTCTGCCTCACTGGGGCTTTTGGGAGCCTGGGAGTTAAAGGAGCCGTGACCGGCTTTCCACCCGGTCTGATTGCAGGTCATGAACATGCAGTGCACGGGGAACCTGGACCTGATCCCCTTGCGGGGACGGCGCCGCAGGAGGTCAGGAGACCTCCCCCGGCCTTCCCCAGCCATCGGCCTACAGCCCCGGGCTGTGTCCACCACTCACCTGGCATCCTGCACACAGGTGTCCCTCCCTACTtcatcttcctttcctgcctctaTCTTTGCCTTTTGGGACCTAGGGACTCAGAACATTATCTGGGGGTTGGAGGGTGTGTATGTTGGGGTTTGTGTGATTAGGCCTTCGTAGCCTTTTTAGAAATCTGTTACACGTCTCCAGACATGGAGGGGAGGGCCTCTTGGTTCAGATAAGAAACTGAGTGTGGTTGCCATAACCACAGTTGTCCCATGGAAAGAAGAGAGGGTAGCCAGactttatttcttattgttgCTCAGCTATTGTGATTGGCTTTCTGAATCCCATGGAGGGATAGATAAGATTAAGGAATACTGCTCTGCTGAGAACTGAAAATAGTTGAATAATGATTTCTCAGATTTGGGATAGAAGGGCAATGGGGACAGGCATCTTGGAAATACAAGTGCCTTCTGGTATGGGATTCCCTGTACAGTTCCCTCTGCGAAGTACATTCTTCAttcccttttcattcttcttcccCCATAAAAATCTTTTGATTCTTCCAGACTTTCTGACATTGCTTGGCTTTATAGGGGCAGGAATTCTGGACCAGGGTTTTAGACTTCTTGGTTGAGGTGCCAAAATGGTAATACAGAGTCCTTTCTCTCCAGGTGCTTTCTGAGACTTCATCCTCGAGGCCTGGTGGCTACCGGCTCTTTTCATCTGCACGGCCACCAACGGAGATGAAGCAGAGTGGCCTAGGTATGGTCTTCCAGCATCTCACCTGTTGTTGTTGGGGAGGTGTGTCTGTCTGTTCCTCAGGGTTTTATTGTGGGAAACCTTAGTCATGGGTGTTGGGGTCATTTCAGTCTGTGGAATTGTCGGTGGGGCTAGGGAGGATGAATTGGGAGAAGCCAT is part of the Neofelis nebulosa isolate mNeoNeb1 chromosome 7, mNeoNeb1.pri, whole genome shotgun sequence genome and encodes:
- the PPIP5K1 gene encoding inositol hexakisphosphate and diphosphoinositol-pentakisphosphate kinase 1 isoform X14, encoding MWSLPASEGESATAHFFLGAGDEGLGTRGIGMRTEESDSELLEDEEDEVPPEPQIIVGICAMTKKSKSKPMTQILERLCRFDYLTVIILGEDVILNEPVENWPSCHCLISFHSKGFPLDKAVAYSKLRNPFLINDLAMQYYIQDRREVYRILQEEGIDLPRYAVLNRDPARPEECNLIEGEDQVEVNGAVFPKPFVEKPVSAEDHNVYIYYPSSAGGGSQRLFRKIGSRSSVYSPESSVRKTGSYIYEEFMPTDGTDVKVYTVGPDYAHAEARKSPALDGKVERDSEGKEIRYPVMLTAMEKLVARKVCVAFKQTVCGFDLLRANGHSFVCDVNGFSFVKNSMKYYDDCAKILGNTIMRELAPQFQIPWSIPTEAEDIPIVPTTSGTMMELRCVIAIIRHGDRTPKQKMKMEVTHPRFFSLFEKHGGYKTGKLKLKRPEQLQEVLDITRLLLAELEKEPGGEIEEKTGKLEQLKSVLEMYGHFSGINRKVQLTYYPHGVKATNEGQDPQREALSPSLLLVLKWGGELTPDGRVQAEELGRAFRCMYPGGQGDYAGFPGCGLLRLHSTFRHDLKIYASDEGRVQMTAAAFAKGLLALEGELTPILVQMVKSANMNGLLDSDGDSLSSCQHRVKARLHHILQQDAPFGPEDYDQLAPTGSTSLLNSMAIIQNPVKVCDQVFALIENLTHQIRERMQDPKSVDLQLYHSETLELMLQRWSKLERDFRQKSGRYDISKIPDIYDCVKYDVQHNGNLGLQGTAELLRLSKALADVVIPQEYGISREEKLEIAVGFCLPLLRKILLDLQRTHEDESVNKLHPLYSRGVLSPGRHVRTRLYFTSESHVHSLLSVFRYGGLLDETQDAQWQRALAYLSAISELNYMTQIVIMLYEDNTRDPLSEERFHVELHFSPGVKGVEEEGNAPTGYGFRPASSENEEMKADQGSMENLCPGKASDEPDRALQTSPQPPEGPGLPRRSPLIRNRKAGSMEVLSETSSSRPGGYRLFSSARPPTEMKQSGLGFEGCSMVPTIYPLETLHNALSLRQVSEFLSTVCQRHTDAQAQASAALFDSMHSNQASDSPFSPPRTLHSPTLQLRQRSEKPPWYSSGPSSTVSSAGPSSPTAVDGNCHFGFSDQPSVSSHMIEEHQGLGMLPGNGEQEFPVEGMQEPIEPSQSSQEPPVETSQPCQEVSEEISQPCQEVPDISQPCQDIPEEFSQPCQEVPVISQPCQKDHDNVNQICQEVPQIHQPCQKASQLCQKISEEACHLCQENPEEVSRPCQEVSVEVGRLAHGFPVGVGGLVQEIGVEVGKPAQEIPEELSESCQFFVEVGRLIQEASAINLLSQDIPEVDKPSQEFPGEDDLQVQEVPEVNQQSWVFPEVTDQLPGEDIPQAQCQSSDPNPQSQSLACNQHSPLPPATCD